From a region of the Triticum aestivum cultivar Chinese Spring chromosome 7D, IWGSC CS RefSeq v2.1, whole genome shotgun sequence genome:
- the LOC123165232 gene encoding uncharacterized protein, which translates to MECEPEELQFLGPVGIYRESVAILRAHRPLYARIAAAFVLPLSALFLAHIAISHALFSTIDSDDSALESSAPGTASQQRILQRLGADWAALVLFKAAYLLALLLFSLLSTAAAVFSVASVYSAKHDALTFPRVLSVVPRVWRRLAATFLSAFALLFAYHFVFAVVFIALLVAVDNGSTLAGLLAFVVIVAYLVGLVYLSVVWHLASVVSVLEDYKGFQAMRKSKALIQGKLWTVVIIFVTLNIVFVVVEFAFRAWIVQGARHGLGAGGRLLLGLVILAALCSVVMVALVVQTVVYLVCKSYHHESIDKSNISDHLEVYLGDYVPLKASDVQMQHFGDEV; encoded by the coding sequence ATGGAGTGCGAGCCCGAGGAGCTGCAGTTCCTGGGCCCCGTCGGCATCTACCGGGAGTCGGTGGCCATCCTGCGCGCGCACCGCCCGCTCTacgcccgcatcgccgccgccttcgtcctccCGCTCTCCGCGCTCTTCCTCGCCCACATCGCCATCTCCCACGCCCTCTTCTCCACCATCGACTCCGACGACTCCGCCCTCGAGTCCTCCGCCCCCGGGACCGCCTCCCAGCAGCGGATCCTCCAGCGGCTCGGCGCCGACTGGGCCGCCCTCGTCCTCTTCAAGGCCGCCTACCTCCTCGCGCTCCTCCTCTTCTCGctcctctccaccgccgccgccgtcttctccgtcgCCTCCGTCTACTCCGCCAAGCACGACGCGCTCACCTTCCCGCGGGTGCTCTCCGTCGTGCCCCGCGTCTGGCGCCGCCTCGCGGCCACCTTCCTCTCCGCCTTCGCGCTGCTCTTCGCCTACCACTTCGTCTTCGCCGTCGTCTTCatcgcgctcctcgtcgccgtcgacaATGGCTCCACCCTCGCCGGGCTCCTCGccttcgtcgtcatcgtcgcctACCTAGTCGGGCTCGTCTACCTCAGCGTCGTCTGGCACCTCGCCAGCGTCGTCTCGGTGCTCGAGGACTACAAGGGGTTCCAGGCCATGCGCAAGAGCAAGGCGCTCATCCAGGGGAAGCTCTGGACCGTCGTGATCATCTTCGTCACGCTCAACATCGTCTTCGTCGTCGTGGAGTTCGCCTTCCGCGCCTGGATCGTCCAGGGCGCGCGCCACGGTCTCGGCGCGGGAGGGAGGCTGCTCCTTGGCCTCGTCATCCTGGCTGCGCTGTGCTCGGTCGTCATGGTGGCGCTGGTGGTGCAGACGGTGGTGTACCTGGTGTGCAAGAGCTACCACCACGAGAGCATCGACAAGAGCAACATCTCCGACCACCTCGAGGTCTACCTCGGCGACTACGTCCCGCTCAAGGCCAGCGACGTGCAGATGCAGCACTTCGGCGACGAGGTCTGA